The following are encoded in a window of Blastopirellula marina genomic DNA:
- the priA gene encoding primosomal protein N' gives MKNQKGLFGDDSTPWEQDDAQTGLVASVVMSTGPEQTFDYLVPDELVGEILPGRRVYVPLGRSNRRVMAYCVAVERKEHGRRKLKFVLSALDQQTLLSSQMLKMTQWMAEYYLASWGQVLDAVIPAAVRGNAGTREVTLLSVPQEVAMRIANIKLPEKQHQVLATLAASSKPMTPGDLADKCRCTQAPISGLRKKKLITSEVRRVSHAHFDDIDIEREPVKTLNEIQASALKTILAQVNAPQPKPILLHGVTGSGKTEVYIQAIQHVIDQGKQAIVLVPEISLTPQTKQRFASRFDRIAVLHSHMSDVERHWQWKRIASGIVNVVVGARSAVFAPTPQLGMIILDEEHDSSFKQDSVPRYHAREVAAKRAEYERIPLILGTATPSLETFYRAQQGEYELISMPHRIGNRPLPAVRTVDMRYDKTTSFRGAISRQLYHSMKRTLEQDGQIILLLNRRGHSTHIQCPACGHLVECPHCEIPLTHHITDGSTVCHYCDYRSSAPRVCPVPTCRYTGIRFSGIGTQKLEQEVKSKFGSYPIIRMDSDTMKKPGSHEAALERFRNREVKILVGTQMIAKGLDFPNVTLVGVINADTALHFPDVRAGERTFQLITQVAGRTGRGDLGGEVLVQTLSPDHPAIEAATRHDYALFAERELPFRRDFQMTPFAHMVRIIARGPSQPAVELFMQQISEELARFSQEQGGEISQQGPAPAPIEKLRGNYRYHLLLHSFDRLLMRAAVLRCREKVAVPDEVLWIADVDPIDMM, from the coding sequence GTGAAGAATCAAAAGGGACTTTTCGGCGACGATTCGACCCCCTGGGAGCAAGACGATGCCCAGACAGGGCTGGTCGCGTCGGTTGTGATGTCGACCGGTCCTGAGCAGACGTTCGATTATCTGGTTCCCGACGAGTTGGTAGGCGAAATCTTGCCTGGGCGAAGGGTTTACGTCCCCTTGGGGAGGTCCAACCGCCGGGTGATGGCCTACTGCGTGGCGGTCGAGCGAAAGGAGCATGGTCGCCGCAAGCTGAAATTCGTGCTGTCGGCTCTCGATCAGCAGACGCTGCTTTCTTCGCAGATGTTGAAGATGACCCAGTGGATGGCCGAATATTACCTGGCTAGCTGGGGGCAGGTGCTCGATGCTGTCATTCCGGCGGCCGTTCGTGGAAACGCTGGCACCCGCGAAGTGACCCTCTTGAGCGTTCCTCAGGAAGTTGCCATGAGGATTGCGAACATCAAGCTGCCAGAAAAGCAGCATCAGGTACTGGCGACCCTGGCCGCTTCGAGTAAGCCGATGACTCCGGGGGATTTGGCCGATAAGTGCCGCTGCACCCAAGCCCCCATCTCTGGGCTGCGCAAAAAGAAGCTCATCACATCGGAAGTTCGACGGGTGAGTCATGCTCACTTCGATGACATCGATATCGAACGCGAGCCCGTCAAAACGTTGAACGAGATTCAAGCGTCGGCCCTGAAGACCATCCTCGCGCAGGTCAACGCGCCTCAGCCGAAGCCTATCTTGCTGCATGGGGTGACCGGTAGTGGCAAGACCGAGGTCTACATTCAGGCCATTCAGCATGTGATCGATCAAGGGAAGCAGGCCATCGTCCTGGTTCCTGAAATCAGCCTCACGCCGCAAACCAAGCAGCGGTTTGCTTCGCGGTTCGATCGGATCGCCGTGTTGCACAGCCACATGAGCGATGTCGAGCGGCACTGGCAGTGGAAACGTATCGCTTCAGGGATCGTCAATGTGGTGGTCGGGGCCCGCAGTGCTGTCTTCGCACCGACACCACAACTGGGAATGATCATCCTGGATGAAGAGCACGACAGCTCGTTCAAGCAAGACTCGGTACCGCGGTACCATGCACGGGAAGTTGCCGCCAAGCGGGCTGAATACGAGAGAATCCCGCTGATCCTGGGTACGGCCACTCCTTCGCTCGAGACCTTCTACCGCGCTCAACAGGGGGAATACGAGTTGATCTCGATGCCCCACCGGATTGGCAATCGGCCTTTGCCGGCCGTGCGCACCGTCGATATGCGCTACGACAAAACAACCAGCTTTCGCGGGGCGATCAGCCGTCAGCTTTATCATTCGATGAAACGTACGCTGGAGCAGGATGGTCAGATCATCTTGCTACTGAATCGCCGCGGGCATAGTACCCATATTCAGTGCCCGGCATGCGGTCACCTTGTAGAGTGTCCTCACTGCGAAATTCCGCTGACGCATCATATCACCGACGGCAGCACGGTTTGCCACTATTGCGACTACCGCAGTTCAGCACCACGCGTCTGCCCGGTGCCCACGTGTCGCTACACGGGGATTCGTTTTTCTGGCATTGGAACGCAGAAGCTGGAACAGGAAGTGAAGTCGAAGTTCGGATCGTACCCGATCATTCGGATGGATTCGGACACGATGAAGAAGCCTGGGTCGCACGAAGCGGCGCTCGAGCGGTTTCGTAATCGCGAGGTGAAGATCCTGGTCGGCACCCAGATGATCGCCAAGGGGTTGGACTTTCCGAACGTGACATTAGTGGGGGTGATCAATGCCGACACGGCACTGCACTTTCCGGATGTGCGCGCCGGTGAGCGGACGTTTCAGCTAATCACCCAGGTTGCCGGACGAACCGGTCGAGGCGATCTAGGGGGGGAAGTGCTGGTGCAGACGTTAAGCCCCGATCATCCGGCGATCGAAGCGGCCACGCGGCATGACTATGCCTTATTTGCTGAACGCGAGCTACCGTTTCGCCGCGACTTTCAGATGACACCTTTTGCGCATATGGTTCGGATCATCGCTCGAGGCCCCTCGCAGCCGGCGGTCGAACTGTTCATGCAACAGATTTCCGAAGAACTGGCACGGTTCTCCCAAGAGCAGGGGGGAGAGATCTCGCAGCAAGGTCCGGCTCCCGCCCCGATCGAAAAACTACGGGGCAATTACCGCTACCACTTGCTACTGCATAGCTTCGATCGACTGTTAATGCGTGCCGCGGTGCTTCGCTGCCGGGAAAAGGTGGCCGTTCCGGACGAGGTGTTGTGGATTGCCGATGTCGACCCGATCGACATGATGTAG
- a CDS encoding sensor histidine kinase, protein MSYRSIKRVLGETNLERKCRFLYGTCLLLLITGSFWWYGQSTEQLVHNNNLSTGRHLVDAVLMKIHWKHDAQAQKNPEGWDEHVRDTGLDLEYMKYRWEVMTLDPADRKLAATSRPDDRIHLPANEKEAEILQRLKEIQQTRDKEILEKFLNTPGVTTQETTDEFVELGGNDPDTDEDTIAYSPASEAFYDAENQEYIYYQPIYWKRTCTVACHNTNLELAVSTTGFPLGNELPFNVIKIVKDDKITQIALTKNRAYLLATAIITVALSMIALYLIVRYIIVKPLTHLRDVSDEVSQGHMDVRAEIYTGDEFEDLATSFNRMLAHLIDAQNKLTYVNRDLDGKVDQLAQANMQLYEMNCLKSDFLASMSHELRTPLNSILGFSDVLRGIDSLNDKQKRYVENIQKSGRLLLDMINDILDLAKVESGRMEVRPSRFSVASVVSGACDMVRSLTEEKNIDLTCHVDPNEEPALQDQSKFQQILTNLLSNAIKFTPEGGRIVVRANRINNRLELSVSDTGVGIAEEDREIIFEKFRQGTASQGDTLTREYSGTGLGLSIVRELCQLLGGTVRAESELGKGSTFFVDIPWVIEDRPDVREDSFTSRIDEITKTKHGDFVRIQGSRQVETPETIDSTTRN, encoded by the coding sequence ATGTCGTATCGTTCCATCAAGCGCGTTCTCGGCGAGACCAATCTCGAGCGAAAGTGCCGCTTTCTGTACGGAACGTGCTTGCTGCTGCTGATTACCGGTAGCTTCTGGTGGTATGGGCAATCGACCGAACAGTTGGTGCACAACAACAACCTCAGCACAGGTCGTCACTTGGTCGACGCGGTGTTGATGAAGATCCACTGGAAGCATGACGCCCAGGCCCAAAAGAACCCTGAAGGGTGGGACGAGCATGTCCGTGATACGGGCCTTGATTTGGAGTATATGAAGTATAGGTGGGAAGTGATGACGCTCGATCCTGCCGACCGCAAGTTGGCGGCAACCAGTCGGCCGGACGATCGAATTCACCTGCCTGCCAATGAAAAGGAAGCCGAGATTCTCCAGCGACTGAAGGAAATCCAGCAGACACGCGACAAGGAGATCCTGGAGAAGTTTCTTAATACGCCTGGAGTAACCACTCAAGAGACGACGGACGAATTCGTTGAGCTAGGAGGGAATGATCCCGACACCGACGAAGATACCATTGCCTATTCGCCGGCATCGGAAGCCTTCTACGATGCGGAAAATCAAGAGTATATCTACTACCAGCCGATCTACTGGAAGCGGACGTGTACCGTTGCCTGTCACAACACAAACTTGGAACTAGCCGTTTCGACGACTGGATTTCCGCTAGGGAACGAACTACCGTTCAACGTGATCAAGATCGTCAAGGACGACAAGATCACGCAAATCGCTTTGACCAAGAACCGGGCTTACCTATTGGCCACGGCGATCATCACGGTGGCGCTTTCGATGATCGCGTTGTATTTGATCGTGCGATACATCATTGTGAAACCTCTGACCCACCTGCGTGACGTGAGTGATGAGGTGAGCCAAGGTCACATGGACGTGCGGGCCGAGATCTACACCGGCGACGAATTCGAAGACCTGGCGACTTCGTTCAATCGCATGTTGGCTCACTTGATCGATGCCCAGAACAAACTGACCTATGTGAACCGTGATCTCGACGGCAAGGTCGATCAATTGGCTCAGGCCAATATGCAGTTGTACGAAATGAACTGCCTGAAGAGTGACTTCCTGGCCAGCATGAGCCATGAACTGCGAACGCCGCTCAACAGCATCTTGGGGTTCTCGGATGTGCTGCGTGGGATCGACAGTCTGAATGACAAGCAGAAGCGATACGTCGAAAACATTCAGAAGTCAGGGCGGTTGCTGCTGGACATGATCAACGACATTCTCGACCTGGCCAAGGTTGAAAGTGGACGCATGGAAGTCCGCCCGTCGCGGTTCTCGGTCGCTTCGGTCGTCAGTGGTGCATGTGACATGGTTCGCTCTCTGACCGAAGAAAAGAATATCGATCTGACCTGCCACGTCGATCCGAATGAAGAGCCGGCGTTGCAGGATCAATCGAAGTTCCAGCAGATCCTGACGAACCTGCTTTCCAATGCGATCAAGTTCACGCCGGAAGGGGGACGCATTGTGGTGCGGGCAAATCGCATCAACAATCGCCTCGAGCTTTCGGTGAGTGATACCGGCGTGGGGATTGCAGAAGAAGATCGTGAAATCATCTTCGAGAAGTTCCGGCAAGGGACCGCATCACAAGGGGACACGCTCACACGCGAGTACTCCGGCACCGGGCTCGGCTTATCGATCGTCCGCGAGCTTTGTCAACTGCTGGGTGGCACGGTGCGGGCCGAGAGCGAGCTAGGTAAGGGAAGTACGTTCTTTGTGGACATTCCATGGGTGATCGAAGACCGTCCTGATGTTCGCGAAGATTCGTTTACTTCCCGAATCGATGAGATCACCAAAACCAAGCACGGCGATTTCGTCCGCATTCAAGGGTCTCGCCAGGTCGAAACGCCGGAAACAATTGATTCGACGACGAGAAACTAA
- the rnhA gene encoding ribonuclease HI, whose amino-acid sequence MAATFEPEVLLYTDGACSGNPGPGGWAFILRHPSTGKEMEKSGGERETTNNRMELMAVIQGLQTLSRACNIELFTDSVYVGKGMTEWMPKWKKNNWQRKEGKQWKPVKNDDLWKQLDEQLQKHRVKYTRVAGHSGHPENDRCDELAVAAYQPYR is encoded by the coding sequence ATGGCGGCCACCTTCGAGCCTGAAGTTCTTCTTTACACGGACGGAGCGTGTAGCGGTAACCCCGGCCCAGGCGGCTGGGCGTTCATCTTGCGTCATCCGTCGACCGGCAAAGAAATGGAAAAGTCAGGCGGCGAGCGCGAAACGACCAACAACCGCATGGAATTGATGGCCGTTATCCAGGGCCTGCAAACCCTGAGCCGCGCATGCAATATCGAACTGTTTACAGATAGCGTCTACGTCGGCAAAGGAATGACCGAGTGGATGCCGAAGTGGAAGAAAAACAACTGGCAGCGTAAAGAAGGCAAGCAGTGGAAGCCGGTCAAGAATGACGACCTATGGAAACAGCTAGACGAGCAACTGCAAAAGCATCGCGTTAAATATACCCGCGTCGCCGGCCACAGCGGCCACCCCGAGAACGATCGCTGCGATGAATTAGCCGTGGCAGCCTATCAGCCCTATCGATAA
- the recG gene encoding ATP-dependent DNA helicase RecG — MSDSRESTPLQRLRTPVQFLKGVGPQRAERLAKLQLYTALDLIFFFPRDYQDLLEIVPADDLKEDEPASITGVIEDVDFRGTGPGRSILGVLVRDNQSYVRGVWFNQPFLRKRFQPGQHVIVSGRPRLQGNRWEMAHPVVDIVEPGDHPEGGKLLPIYPLTEGIRQGLMRKMVHTALEIHGSDLEEVLPDSFLKQHELLSVHDALNKIHRPHSREEMEEARKRFIYQELLVLQLAMSLRKHQLNERKSALPIPVDFRVDERIRKLLPFELTEDQNKAIHEICHDLNRTIPMNRLLQGDVGTGKTMVSVYAMLAAVAAKTQAALMAPTEVLAKQHARTLGKLLSHAKVRIGVLTGSLTEKERAKLLADVAAGEIDLLIGTQAIIATEITFQKLGLVIIDEQHKFGVRQRAALRSAGNDPHYLVMTATPIPRTVALGMFGDLDISTIRNAPPGRQTVSTYIAEDEQRAKWWDFFRKKLREGRQGYVIAPLVDETQRDDTLGGVEQLLEHLANGELEEFRLEMLHGRMPPAEKDAVMQRFANHEIDVLIATTVVEVGVDVANAVLMTIESGERFGLAQLHQLRGRISRGKHPGYLCVFANPATDASRERLEAFAGTTDGFELAEVDFKLRGPGDLFGWKQHGMPPLRIADLQRDGELLAKAREDAFSITDSDPNLAGAKWEKLQRMVMIRYGKSLDIGDLG, encoded by the coding sequence ATGTCAGATAGCCGCGAATCGACTCCGCTGCAGCGTCTTCGTACGCCGGTTCAGTTCCTGAAAGGGGTCGGGCCGCAGCGTGCCGAGCGACTGGCGAAACTGCAGCTCTACACGGCACTCGATCTCATCTTCTTCTTTCCACGCGACTATCAAGACCTGTTAGAGATCGTCCCGGCCGATGATCTCAAGGAAGATGAGCCGGCGTCGATTACCGGCGTGATCGAAGACGTCGACTTCCGCGGAACCGGCCCAGGCCGCAGTATCCTGGGCGTGCTGGTTCGCGACAATCAATCGTATGTGCGCGGTGTCTGGTTCAATCAGCCCTTTCTACGGAAACGATTCCAGCCAGGGCAGCACGTGATCGTCTCGGGACGGCCACGGCTGCAAGGTAATCGCTGGGAGATGGCCCATCCGGTGGTCGATATCGTCGAGCCTGGCGATCATCCCGAAGGGGGCAAGCTGCTGCCGATCTATCCGCTGACCGAAGGCATTCGCCAGGGGTTGATGCGGAAGATGGTACACACAGCATTGGAAATTCATGGAAGCGACCTGGAAGAAGTCTTGCCCGACTCATTCCTGAAACAGCACGAGCTCCTTTCGGTTCACGATGCGCTAAACAAGATTCATCGCCCCCATTCACGGGAAGAAATGGAAGAGGCTCGCAAGCGGTTCATCTATCAGGAGTTGCTCGTCTTGCAACTGGCGATGTCGCTGCGGAAACATCAGCTCAATGAACGCAAAAGTGCGCTGCCGATTCCGGTCGATTTTCGCGTCGATGAACGGATTCGCAAGCTGCTTCCGTTTGAACTGACCGAAGACCAGAACAAAGCGATCCACGAAATCTGCCACGACTTGAATCGCACCATCCCCATGAACCGGCTGCTACAAGGGGATGTGGGTACTGGCAAAACGATGGTCTCGGTCTATGCCATGCTAGCCGCGGTGGCCGCCAAGACCCAGGCCGCGTTAATGGCACCGACGGAAGTCTTGGCTAAGCAGCACGCACGAACGCTGGGTAAGCTATTGAGCCACGCAAAGGTCCGCATCGGTGTGCTGACAGGCTCGCTGACAGAAAAGGAACGTGCCAAGCTGCTGGCCGATGTGGCCGCTGGCGAGATCGACCTGCTGATCGGTACTCAGGCCATCATCGCTACCGAAATTACCTTTCAGAAGCTTGGCCTGGTAATCATCGACGAACAGCATAAGTTTGGTGTTCGCCAACGTGCCGCTTTACGTAGTGCCGGCAACGATCCGCACTACCTGGTGATGACCGCGACACCCATTCCGCGTACGGTGGCCTTGGGAATGTTTGGCGATCTTGATATCTCGACCATTCGCAATGCACCGCCAGGTCGGCAGACGGTGAGCACGTACATTGCCGAAGACGAACAGCGGGCCAAGTGGTGGGATTTCTTTCGTAAGAAACTACGCGAAGGTCGGCAAGGCTATGTCATCGCACCGCTGGTCGACGAAACTCAGCGGGATGACACGCTCGGGGGTGTTGAGCAACTTCTAGAGCACCTGGCCAACGGCGAACTCGAAGAGTTTCGCTTAGAGATGCTGCACGGACGTATGCCGCCGGCAGAGAAGGATGCCGTGATGCAGCGTTTCGCCAATCACGAGATCGACGTGTTGATTGCCACCACGGTCGTGGAAGTGGGGGTCGACGTCGCCAACGCCGTGCTCATGACGATCGAAAGTGGCGAGCGTTTCGGCTTGGCGCAGCTTCATCAGCTACGCGGGCGAATCAGTCGAGGGAAGCATCCTGGTTATCTCTGCGTCTTCGCCAATCCGGCCACAGACGCCTCGCGCGAACGTCTGGAAGCATTTGCTGGCACGACCGATGGATTTGAACTGGCCGAAGTCGACTTTAAACTTCGAGGCCCCGGCGACTTGTTCGGCTGGAAGCAGCATGGCATGCCTCCTCTACGAATCGCCGACTTGCAGCGCGATGGCGAACTGCTGGCGAAAGCCCGCGAAGATGCGTTTTCGATCACCGACAGCGACCCCAACCTGGCCGGAGCAAAGTGGGAAAAGCTGCAGCGGATGGTGATGATCCGCTACGGAAAATCGCTTGATATCGGCGACTTGGGATAA
- a CDS encoding sulfatase yields the protein MSKSVYVLFAVLLSLATVTSLSAAKPNIVIVLTDDQAPWAFGSAVRSGQFQDVPAAATPNIDRLASEGAVFRNFFCTTPVCSPARASFMTGRYASELGIPDFIPQPGHKLYDPNNEARLDPDGTVTIAELLKGAGYRTGLVGKWHLGDWTAPGNEKFHPMRHGFDYFMGLTGGGTTPDSPMLEEDGEVRKFKGLTTDILTDRAIGFIERNREHPFFLCLATRAPHGKWLPVAPEDWKPYAELDPTIPKYPGLDIMRVKKMMREYLASTSGVDRNLGRILDALEKNHLADNTIVIFTSDHGFNMGHHGIWHKGNGLWATKKQPPGEYHNGVRVISDKYRPNLYDESLRVPAIVRWPGMVAPETVISSTATALDVFPTLAQVAGVDSDPKLLGRSLLPLLKGEQPDGWNNDVYAEYDMIHYATASLRCYRTDHYKLVRDDHNDGCDEFFDLAEDPSENHNLIHDPRPEIQHKIKELDALLRRHAPKH from the coding sequence ATGTCAAAAAGTGTATACGTTCTCTTCGCGGTGTTGTTGTCGCTCGCGACCGTTACGTCGTTGTCGGCAGCCAAGCCAAACATTGTCATCGTGCTGACCGACGACCAGGCACCGTGGGCATTTGGTTCGGCGGTTCGCTCTGGCCAATTCCAAGATGTGCCGGCGGCGGCGACACCCAATATCGATCGACTGGCCAGCGAAGGGGCCGTCTTTCGTAACTTCTTCTGCACGACGCCTGTGTGTAGCCCTGCTCGGGCTTCGTTCATGACCGGTCGGTATGCCAGTGAACTGGGGATTCCCGACTTCATTCCTCAGCCTGGGCATAAGCTGTACGACCCAAACAACGAAGCTCGCTTGGATCCGGACGGCACCGTTACGATCGCCGAGCTTCTGAAAGGGGCAGGCTACCGTACCGGCCTGGTCGGCAAATGGCACCTGGGAGACTGGACGGCACCAGGCAACGAGAAGTTTCATCCCATGCGGCATGGGTTCGATTACTTCATGGGGCTCACCGGTGGTGGTACGACACCAGACAGTCCCATGCTGGAAGAAGATGGTGAAGTTCGCAAGTTCAAGGGACTCACGACCGACATTCTGACCGATCGAGCGATTGGCTTTATCGAACGCAATCGAGAGCATCCCTTCTTTCTGTGCCTGGCGACCAGGGCACCCCATGGCAAGTGGTTGCCGGTGGCACCGGAAGACTGGAAGCCTTACGCCGAGTTAGACCCCACGATTCCCAAGTATCCGGGGCTCGATATCATGCGGGTCAAGAAGATGATGCGCGAGTACCTGGCCAGTACTTCTGGTGTCGATCGCAACCTGGGGCGAATACTCGACGCATTGGAAAAGAATCATTTGGCTGACAACACGATCGTGATCTTCACCTCCGATCATGGCTTCAACATGGGGCACCATGGCATCTGGCACAAAGGGAACGGCTTGTGGGCGACGAAGAAACAGCCACCAGGTGAGTACCACAACGGTGTGCGGGTCATTTCCGACAAGTATCGCCCCAATCTGTACGACGAGTCTCTCCGTGTTCCCGCAATCGTGCGTTGGCCTGGGATGGTTGCGCCAGAAACCGTCATCAGCAGCACAGCCACCGCGCTGGATGTGTTTCCCACACTTGCGCAAGTGGCCGGTGTGGATTCAGACCCAAAGCTATTAGGACGGAGCCTTCTTCCGCTACTTAAGGGAGAGCAGCCGGATGGTTGGAATAACGACGTCTACGCCGAATACGACATGATCCACTACGCGACCGCTTCTCTGCGCTGCTACCGAACCGATCACTACAAACTGGTACGCGATGATCACAATGATGGATGCGACGAGTTCTTCGATTTGGCGGAAGACCCTAGCGAGAATCACAACCTGATTCACGACCCACGGCCTGAGATTCAGCATAAGATCAAGGAATTGGATGCCTTGCTGCGTCGGCATGCTCCCAAGCACTAG
- the mqnE gene encoding aminofutalosine synthase MqnE, which translates to MIRADKISLDTIGKKVENGERLNLDEGVFLYQDDVPLNEVAELANMVRERKNGNYAYYNINTHLNPTNVCVYRCNFCAFRADLRDPRGYLMSDEQILGRGQEAIDNGCTEMHIVGGLHHQMKFEWYVNVVKILHDAFPKLHLKAWTAVEINWFEFLTKKSVRELLEILRDAGLGSMPGGGAEIFHREVRDQICEHKADTGKWHEIHRTAHEMGIKTNATMLYGHIENAYHRVDHLIRLRETQDVSGGFQTFIPLAFHPDNTELAELKKLKKPSVMMDLRTMAVSRLMLDNFPHIKAYWIMLGIGTAQTALSYGADDIDGTVRHELIYHDAGATTPEVMSVEDIQRLIVEAGREPVERDTVYNRVIRDPQNMSEWTTGEPLEVG; encoded by the coding sequence ATGATTCGAGCAGACAAGATTTCGTTGGATACGATCGGCAAGAAGGTCGAGAATGGCGAACGCCTGAACCTGGACGAAGGGGTTTTCCTGTACCAGGACGACGTGCCGCTGAACGAAGTCGCCGAGCTGGCCAACATGGTCCGCGAACGGAAGAACGGCAACTACGCGTATTACAACATCAATACGCACTTGAACCCGACCAACGTCTGCGTCTACCGTTGCAATTTCTGTGCGTTCCGCGCCGACCTCCGCGACCCACGCGGCTACCTGATGAGCGACGAGCAGATTCTCGGTCGCGGCCAGGAAGCGATCGACAACGGCTGTACCGAAATGCACATCGTCGGTGGTCTGCATCACCAGATGAAGTTCGAGTGGTACGTCAACGTCGTGAAGATCCTGCACGATGCCTTCCCCAAGCTGCACCTCAAAGCCTGGACCGCGGTCGAGATCAACTGGTTCGAGTTCCTCACCAAGAAGTCGGTTCGTGAATTGCTGGAAATTCTGCGTGACGCTGGCCTCGGTAGTATGCCAGGTGGCGGTGCCGAAATCTTCCACCGCGAAGTCCGCGACCAGATCTGCGAACATAAGGCCGACACCGGCAAGTGGCACGAGATCCATCGCACGGCTCACGAGATGGGCATCAAGACAAACGCCACGATGCTGTACGGTCACATCGAGAACGCCTATCACCGTGTCGATCACTTGATTCGCCTGCGAGAAACGCAGGACGTCAGTGGCGGCTTCCAGACGTTCATCCCGCTGGCCTTTCACCCCGATAACACCGAACTGGCCGAACTCAAGAAGCTGAAAAAGCCTTCGGTGATGATGGACCTGCGAACGATGGCCGTCTCGCGTCTGATGCTGGACAACTTCCCCCACATCAAAGCGTACTGGATCATGCTAGGTATTGGTACGGCGCAAACGGCCCTGTCGTACGGAGCGGACGATATCGACGGCACGGTTCGCCACGAGTTGATCTACCACGACGCCGGTGCTACCACCCCGGAAGTCATGTCGGTAGAAGACATTCAGCGTTTGATCGTTGAAGCTGGTCGAGAACCGGTCGAACGCGATACGGTCTACAACCGCGTCATCCGCGATCCGCAGAATATGTCGGAGTGGACGACCGGCGAACCGCTGGAAGTGGGTTAA
- a CDS encoding UbiA-like polyprenyltransferase has product MPERLRHILEMIRFSHTVFAMPFAVLATIMAWCLPAPEGETVSLSWQAGLGIVLCMVFARSAAMAFNRLVDRKIDAENPRTATRHLPAGILSVQSVILFTVICSISFVASTLLFWPNWLPLALSVPVLAFLCGYSYTKRFTSLAHYWLGISLMLAPICAWVAIRGEVVLQHPADLLPALMLGLGVLFWVAGFDIIYACQDADFDRDAKLRSVPAKFGVSGALRIAAVSHFLAVLAFAALPFTASSLGIIYWIGLSAVAALLLYEHALVRPNDLSKVNLAFFNVNTVIGLGVLAFTSIDLLWN; this is encoded by the coding sequence ATGCCTGAGCGACTTCGTCACATCCTGGAAATGATCCGCTTCAGTCATACGGTCTTCGCCATGCCGTTTGCCGTACTGGCAACGATCATGGCCTGGTGCCTGCCGGCTCCGGAAGGGGAAACCGTCTCGCTCTCCTGGCAAGCTGGCCTGGGGATTGTGCTGTGCATGGTCTTTGCCCGCAGCGCGGCGATGGCGTTCAATCGGCTGGTCGATCGCAAAATCGACGCCGAGAACCCACGCACTGCCACGCGACATCTGCCGGCCGGAATCCTCTCGGTACAGAGCGTCATTCTGTTCACGGTTATTTGCAGCATCAGCTTCGTGGCCTCGACGCTGCTGTTCTGGCCCAACTGGCTACCGCTGGCGTTGTCGGTGCCAGTCTTGGCGTTTTTATGCGGATACAGCTATACCAAGCGATTCACCTCGCTGGCCCACTACTGGCTCGGTATCTCGCTGATGCTGGCCCCCATTTGTGCCTGGGTAGCCATTCGCGGCGAGGTTGTTCTGCAGCATCCGGCCGATCTCCTGCCGGCACTGATGCTGGGGCTGGGCGTTTTGTTCTGGGTCGCTGGTTTCGACATTATCTACGCCTGCCAAGATGCCGACTTCGATCGCGACGCCAAGCTGCGGAGCGTGCCAGCTAAGTTCGGTGTATCAGGGGCTTTACGGATTGCCGCGGTTAGCCATTTTCTGGCCGTGCTGGCATTCGCCGCCCTCCCCTTTACGGCGTCGTCACTGGGAATCATTTACTGGATCGGCCTAAGTGCCGTTGCCGCACTTTTGCTGTACGAACACGCTTTGGTTCGCCCGAACGACCTGTCGAAGGTCAATCTGGCGTTCTTTAATGTGAATACGGTCATCGGGCTGGGTGTTCTGGCGTTTACCAGCATCGACCTACTCTGGAACTGA
- a CDS encoding UbiX family flavin prenyltransferase, translated as MSLPVVVAITGASGAVYAQRLLNVLHHSGYDVQLSISPSGKIVFEQEMGIRLELDNFDPETLIPLTVDSGDKRLLETIELNEATKPGCFQYYHYTNFMSPMASGSARSAGMIVCPCSGGTLAGIVNGTCTNLIQRAAEVHLKERRKLILVPRETPLSLGYIDNMKRATEAGAVVMPAMPGWYHGVNSLDDLIDFMVARILDQLEIPHALMQRWGEDA; from the coding sequence ATGAGTCTGCCCGTTGTCGTGGCGATCACCGGAGCAAGCGGGGCCGTCTATGCCCAGCGGCTTCTGAATGTGCTGCACCACAGTGGATACGACGTCCAGCTCTCGATCAGCCCCTCGGGCAAGATCGTGTTCGAGCAGGAAATGGGCATCCGGCTGGAACTCGACAACTTCGATCCCGAAACGCTCATTCCCCTGACTGTCGACTCTGGCGACAAGCGACTCCTTGAGACGATCGAGCTGAACGAGGCCACCAAGCCCGGCTGCTTTCAGTACTACCATTACACGAACTTTATGTCCCCCATGGCCAGCGGATCGGCGCGTTCGGCAGGGATGATCGTTTGCCCATGTTCGGGTGGCACACTGGCTGGGATTGTTAACGGCACGTGCACGAACCTCATTCAACGGGCCGCGGAAGTCCATTTGAAAGAACGCCGCAAACTGATCCTGGTACCGCGTGAAACACCCCTGTCGCTGGGGTACATCGACAACATGAAACGGGCCACCGAAGCAGGTGCCGTCGTCATGCCGGCTATGCCGGGCTGGTACCATGGGGTCAACTCACTGGACGACTTGATCGACTTCATGGTGGCCCGAATCTTGGATCAGTTGGAAATTCCACACGCTTTGATGCAACGCTGGGGAGAAGATGCCTGA